Proteins from a single region of Pseudomonas fulva:
- a CDS encoding antibiotic biosynthesis monooxygenase family protein: MVYEIALLPIHEQHLERFRQAFAEVVPLLCRAQGYGGHLLAQGIENPLHFNLIVRWRSLEDHTQRFEVSDDHQLFMQALEPCFSAEPTLYHIEGAAFASETSGEQGGPFGSEWPVG; this comes from the coding sequence ATGGTTTATGAAATCGCGCTGCTGCCCATCCACGAGCAACACCTCGAACGCTTCAGGCAGGCATTCGCCGAGGTGGTGCCATTGCTCTGCCGGGCCCAGGGCTACGGCGGCCACCTGCTCGCGCAAGGCATCGAAAACCCGCTGCACTTCAACCTGATCGTGCGCTGGCGGTCCCTGGAGGACCACACGCAGCGCTTCGAAGTGAGTGACGACCACCAGCTGTTCATGCAGGCCCTGGAGCCGTGCTTCTCGGCAGAGCCGACCCTGTACCACATCGAAGGCGCCGCCTTTGCTAGTGAAACGTCGGGCGAGCAGGGCGGCCCCTTCGGCAGTGAATGGCCGGTGGGCTGA